The following is a genomic window from Bactrocera tryoni isolate S06 chromosome 2, CSIRO_BtryS06_freeze2, whole genome shotgun sequence.
attgtaatttatatgaaaatgttaaatgtatgaaaatataacaGTTAACCAACCAATAATTTCCTTTACAATAACTTGTAAAGCACCAGGCGCTTCgaagaataattttatattatccaTACTCTTAAGAAACGCTTCACTCAGTTTATGCATCTCCTCCGCTGAAGCATGTTTCCGACGTGTAATTCTCGTAATTAGGCCATTGATATCTTGTTCAGTAAGTTCGTCTAGTTCTTCCACTTCTTCCTGAACTTCTCCTAGCCCAAACCGTACGGTGTCTATGGTCTTGGCGCGCTGCTCTTCCCGATGTTGTTGAGCAACTTGTCTATTCCTATCGCGTATATGCTGTGTAGGTGACCGGGAAGTTGATGGCGAAGTTTTTGGTTCATCAGGATCTacttccattttttaaataatttttttagcagAGAAATTAAAGAATTAATTTGCGTGTTACCgttactttttgtaaaatatctatttttgccGCTATCTTAAAACCGGTGCCatatatgcaaaaacaaaaaagtaaaaataagtgCAGGCAACCCTATGAAAAATAGAACAGCTGAAAGTGACATATAATTTTACGCTGTGCTGGTGTTTCTAGGAGATTACTGCTTATCGAATCATTGCTTAGATTttgatttgtatatttataaattaaagtaaaacacAATGTCTTTTACTATAATGCAAAAATTGTCACTGCTTAGCTTGAAAGCGGATCAACCCTTAATAAGTAAGTATTTCGTTTACTGCAATTAAAAGTGCTTAACAAATTATCTGCGTTTATATGACAGCAACCATACGTAACGCCAGCAAAAAGACCGGAGGCAGTACTCGTAATAAAAAAGGACACCCTAGGCCAAAACATCGAGGTTGGCGTGTCCAAGACGGACATTGGGTTTCACAGGGCACTTTACTCGCAACACAATTATCGACTCGTTTTCATCCAGGGATGAATGTatgctgaaattaaaaaaaaatatatatatgtgacctggtctacgaaaagggagctaacgtgcgaaaacttgttttctgggaaaagctgttaaaaacaatcgtcagtttctcgttatctcattaattgttctccttttttttgacacctaagccccctttccgtagaccaggtcacatgtacatactatatgtatgatTACATTAACAACTCTTATGCAGGTTGGTTTTGGTAGAAATGGAACGCTCTACGCAATGGAGCATGGTCGAGTATATGTAACATGTGAGCAGTTGGATCCAAATTGGGATCACACATGGGTGCAGAGAAACTACGCTGGCCGTGAGGGACAAACGATatacaagaaatttttcaatgttattCCAGAACCTCAACACCAACGCTTTCGGTTAATTgatgaagtttaaaattttttttaaaaatgttgtattaatatcataataaaaaaaaaaactataagaacaaattaaaatacagtgttgttatttttttagtataagagttgttgaataatttataaGCTCCTATAAATTCgattatgaaattttaagaagatttttattaaaattttttattccatcttaaatatatatttttttttttaatttctactcTACAATGTTTGTTCATgttatatatagttttttaatgccaattagaaaattatagtaataatatataatgaATCTTATTATTAAATGCATTattcataatattattttccttttttcagAGAAAcgtaataaaacaaatttccgatatttaataaaatttgattcTTCTTTAGAAATAAACCTAATTACTTGAAAGAAGTAAAAGCAACCCTGTAAACGGAAATAATATAGCGCACTTATTGGACTTTGACATAATGACAGCCCACATGGGCAGCCAACTTAACTTATTCCTTTCTTTcgttctttcgtaaaatttcaaGATGGTGAGTGGACGTCCGACGTCGTAGTGTGCTTGGCTGTCATAattaacatatatatttcataaaaaaatatccatTAAGCAGAGCAAAGtttcaaagtaaaaatattttatttataagtgGTGTAAAAAAATGAACGGAACAAATTTTATGTTGATGTGTGTATTTAACCTCAAAATGCAATTGTGACAGCCAATGTAAACTTTGCCGATGTATTTTACAAACCAAACACGTGTGCCCTGGAAATAAAtagttattaaaaatgtatatttgtagtCGAACATCAAAAGGAAGAAGACCAGAAAGCTGCGTGGTCATGTGAGCCATGGTCATGGTCGTATTGGCAAGCACCGTAAGCATCCTGGTGGTCGCGGTAATGCTGGTGGTATGCACCATCACCGTATCAACTTCGACAAATACCATCCTGGCTACTTCGGCAAAGTTGGTATGAGAAACTTCCACTTGCGTCGCCAACACAAATTCTGCCCAACAATCAATTTGGACAAATTGTGGTCTCTGGTCGGTGCTGAAAAATTAGAGGAATTGCAAAAGGAGAAGAGCAACAAAGCCCCTGTCGTAGATTTGGTGCAATTcgtaagttttttttgttcactATTAACGTAAATAGCAGTTTAATTTCTGTTTAAAATGAAGATACATTCTAAGGCGTCGGGCGGACTGAATGCGACCGTACAATTGCTCTCCCCATGTAGCGAAAGCCTTTCAGATTAAACAGAAATTTACTCGTTAAAAATACATTATACTGTCTTAGATTGTAGTATTTCTATacaatttattgaattattttactTCCTCTTTAAAGGGTTACTACAAACTTTTGGGTCGTGGACATTTGCCCAAGCAGCCCATCATTGTTAAGGCCAAATATTTCTCAAAGAAAGCTGAAGACAAAATCAAGAATGCCGGTGGTGTCTGCTTGTTGAGAGCTTAATTTTAAGGTAAACATTGAAAATAGTTTGATTAGTTTTTCAAACACAATGACGATTTAGCAAATGCGTCAGACTTTTGCTGAATGAATTTTGTCTACCATAACTGAACtgagtttttttgaaattaaaaatttatttcagtaaTTAAACTTGGACTTttgttatggatttttttcttttatatattttaggtcCTTTCCAATTTACGTGTGACCATCAAACATGTACGGGTtttataagtaataaaaaaattataaaaatagaaaatttgtgtttttattggaATATTTGCTTAGTTTAATATGCAATACTTCATATAAATAAGCAATAGTTTAATTCTGTACGGGTATATATTTAAAGACGCCGTGTCTGTTTAGTCTACAAAAACTTAAGGAATTGTCCTAGGGTTGCCCCTTTTTTGGCTTAAGATTTAGCTTGTGCTTTCCTCAGGTAAAGGAAAATCCATGTGACGTTTAGaatcttttgaagaaataaattaaatttatcactttCTTAAACAGTATTAAAAACTAACGTTTTTGTGTATGTTTTAAAGGaattctgtttttaattttcatattcagAAAATGTATGCACATGAAATACATTGTAAAGTATATTCCATACCTACTTAAATTATGTTCCATTCCATGTGGATTCCATTTGACGTACTACTTTTAAACATATATTTCGTATTTCTACTCTGGCAATGCTAAGTTTTTGGCAGAACAAAAAAGAACCCAAAAAGTTTTCATCGGTTCACCGAGATTTTCACTTTCTGGTGTATTTAATTTCTGTTGACCATTTGCGCTTTATAGTTACTCAAGGGCAAAATCCAAATCAAAACCTTCAAAATATTGTCAGTGATTACCAAAAAAGGATGAAAATCGACTCTTTTGACGAGTAGGCGCAAAAAAAGCTGGAAGTGTGTGGAAGTACCGAATCAACGACGGAAACCGTCTGTATGTAAGTGTTGTGCAGCAGTTGCAAAGAGCAGTGTAGAACGGAGCGCTAGTGGAAAGAGGTAGTAAATTTATCCGCTGCGTTTGTGGGGGGCAAACGGTGGATGAGTATACAGCCGCAGCGACACCAACAGCAGTCGTCGCAATAAAAGAAGCAGCAGGAAAAGCGCGGAGCAGTGACAAAATTGCGTCCGAAAAATGCGAAAGtaaagaaaaagtgaaattcCGAAATTGGAATTAGTAGCGACGACAGACAACGACAAACGAAAAAAGATCGTGGAAGGATGATAGCATGAACAAGGGAGAAAAAGTGATATAGAGTAGGAGTCAAAGACAAAATtgcagaaaatgtaaaaaaaaatcattgtgaAATGAACAACGAATGGAATACCATTGTTGAAGTTACGAATCGGCTAGCTAATTAACACTTTGCTTTTTCATTAAATGCAAATCTTTGCCGCGCGGCAATTGCATGCTACTGCTGTAGGTAAAAGGGgagaaaaata
Proteins encoded in this region:
- the LOC120767994 gene encoding 39S ribosomal protein L27, mitochondrial, with the translated sequence MSFTIMQKLSLLSLKADQPLITTIRNASKKTGGSTRNKKGHPRPKHRGWRVQDGHWVSQGTLLATQLSTRFHPGMNVGFGRNGTLYAMEHGRVYVTCEQLDPNWDHTWVQRNYAGREGQTIYKKFFNVIPEPQHQRFRLIDEV
- the LOC120769385 gene encoding 60S ribosomal protein L27a — protein: MSNIKRKKTRKLRGHVSHGHGRIGKHRKHPGGRGNAGGMHHHRINFDKYHPGYFGKVGMRNFHLRRQHKFCPTINLDKLWSLVGAEKLEELQKEKSNKAPVVDLVQFGYYKLLGRGHLPKQPIIVKAKYFSKKAEDKIKNAGGVCLLRA